From Trichoderma atroviride chromosome 1, complete sequence, one genomic window encodes:
- a CDS encoding uncharacterized protein (EggNog:ENOG41), which translates to MAAADDDSSDLSSLSSLSPIPSDDELDDLSDDAPTGSKSGILKFFPKLSEKPPKEPSPPPRKRSPSPPHEYVLADNPDIAFLVMFRSRFNDAFPKSLSHFGPQELERDVVEPIPGDRAEHFLCAVLGLLLNRKQDIKAGHYGRALEDAITSHKNQWPASWSEKNPLSGGGTFSSLSPTERLNLLRTLVLWAMSSSDTLKGLINQSYKQNRHEDDINQPRAVQPWGSDGDKRRYFLVEGQDDTAFRVYRESNPAGANRTWWSVAGTIEELRALAEKLETKDGGPKAKKLSQKILQAIPRFEVGDEKRKRREYRQMRKEQFKRPEPGFSLYEGRTRGKRMKYTYSDDEDMFSDSTGYRRSARNTGTHTPAETAPVTTSSGRTVRAPPRLNVTTGEDLATGDQDDTLEVAAEAGRSRRSAAANHETNQSMDTDEESEAEFGDDEDDVDAQIPEESEDEDEFKDEAMDEEDLEMESQTLVVKLSVTPPKLKGVLAPSELLPTSNEDDVKEKDVTAGPPDTPTPNQQVFEAEVLVPTSSAKTTERHVTPEAVDRQALGPLGQPSISSTSLAFRGSPEKQPAQLVSGSVNVGSQE; encoded by the exons atggctgccgcAGACGACGATTCCTCTGACCTCTCCTCCTTATCGTCACTATCCCCCATTCCCTCGGATGATGAGTTGGACGACCTTAGCGATGACGCGCCGACCGGATCTAAATCGGGAATTCTAAAGTTCTTCCCCAAGTTATCagagaagccgccaaaggaGCCTTCGCCGCCACCGCGCAAACGGTCGCCCTCGCCACCTCACGAATATGTTCTCGCGGACAATCCAGACATTGCA TTTCTGGTAATGTTTAGAAGCCGCTTCAACGACGCATTCCCAAAATCCCTTTCGCACTTCGGACCGCAAGAATTAGAACGAGACGTTGTCGAACCCATACCCGGCGATCGAGCAGAACATTTTTTGTGCGCCGTCCTCGGACTCCTCCTGAACCGGAAACAAGATATCAA AGCAGGTCATTATGGCAGAGCATTGGAAGATGCTATTACGTCTCACAAGAACCAATGGCCGGCCTCATGGAGCGAGAAAAATCCGCTGTCCGGCGGCGGCACTTTTAGCTCCCTGAGCCCAACCGAAAGA TTGAATCTGCTGCGCACCCTCGTCCTTTGGGCCATGTCCTCGTCCGATACCCTCAAGGGCTTGATCAACCAATCCTATAAGCAAAATCGCCACGAAGACGATATCAACCAGCCGAGAGCAGTTCAACCGTGGGGTTCCGACGGAGATAAGCGCCGCTACTTTTTGGTTGAGGGGCAAGACGATACTGCCTTTCGCGTATATCGCGAGAGCAACCCTGCTGGCGCCAACCGAACTTGGTGGAGCGTTGCTGGGACCATAGAAGAGCTCAGGGCCCTCGCAGAGAAGCTAGAAACGAAAGATGGCGGCCCTAAAGCCAAGAAGCTAAGCCAAAAGATTCTTCAAGCCATCCCGCGATTCGAAGTCGGAGACGAG AAACGGAAACGGCGAGAATATCGACAGATGCGCAAAGAACAGTTCAAGCGCCCGGAGCCTGGATTTTCATTATACGAGGGCCGCACTCGTGGCAAGCGAATGAAGTATACGTAttccgacgacgaagacatgTTCTCAGACTCGACTGGTTATAGACGCTCAGCTCGTAATACCGGAACACATACGCCAGCAGAAACCGCACCTGTCACCACATCAAGCGGTCGAACTGTACGAGCTCCGCCTCGGCTCAACGTGACCACGGGAGAAGACCTTGCCACCGGTGATCAAGATGATACCCTCGAAGTTGCTGCAGAGGCTGGAAGGTCGCGTAGATCGGCAGCCGCAAATCACGAAACCAATCAGTCCATGGATACcgatgaagagagcgaggctgagtttggtgatgatgaagacgatgtcGACGCCCAGATTCCTGAAGAAtcggaagacgaggacgaatTCAAAGACGAAGccatggatgaagaagacttgGAAATGGAATCTCAAACATTGGTGGTGAAACTGTCGGTAACTCCACCTAAACTCAAGGGCGTTCTCGCTCCGAGCGAGTTGCTTCCGACCTCGAATGAAGACGAtgtaaaggaaaaggatgTGACGGCCGGTCCGCCAGATACGCCGACTCCAAATCAACAAGTGTTTGAAGCAGAAGTCTTGGTTCCGACATCCAGCGCGAAGACGACTGAGAGGCATGTCACTCCAGAGGCTGTTGACCGGCAGGCTTTGGGACCTTTGGGACaaccatccatctcatctacCTCATTGGCATTCCGAGGTAGCCCTGAAAAGCAACCGGCGCAACTGGTGTCCGGAAGTGTCAACGTCGGCAGCCAGGAATAA